The segment TGGAGGGGTACGGCGTCTTCTCGCACGACGCTCCGATGAGCGTAAGCCAACGAGTGATCATTAGGTCGTACGAATTTGGATTACTCGTTCCAGCTACGTTTGAAGGGAAGATCGAGATGGCTTTACAGAACCAAGCGGCTAAACAACTCGCCTTACCCGACGGATGGGCTGTTCTCTATCCGCGAAACCGTAAAGTGCGTGTTCGCGCGTCGGACACAACGTCGTTCGATGTCATGGAAAACTTTGTTCATGATCATCCAGGTCTCAAGTTTTGATGCAGCAGGCATGAGAGTAGATGTCTAAACCCATAATCTTCATTTCCGCCGGCGAATCGTCCGGCGACATGCACGGCGCGGGGGTGGTGGCCGAACTCCGCAAGCGGTATCCGGACGCCGAGATTTTCGGCATCGGCGGCGACCGGATGGAAGCGGCCGGGGTCGAACTCATCGAGAATGCCCGCCGCATGTCTTTCATGGGTTTTGCCGAAGTGGTGAGGCATCTGCCGTTTATTCTCGCTGTGCGCGCCAGAGTTTTGGCCGAAATCGTCCGCCGCAAGCCAAATCTATTAATTTTGATTGATTATCCGGGATTTCATTTCTCTCTTTTGCGGAAACTGACTCGCCTGCGCGTGGTTGAACAAATGAAGGTCCTTTATTACATTCCTCCGCAGGTCTGGGCGTGGAAGGCCGGACGGGCCAAAGAACTGGCCAAATGGGCCGATCACATTGCCGTCATCTTCCCCTTCGAGGTCGAAATCTTCGAAAAGCTGGGAGCCAAGGTCAGCTTTGTCGGGCATCCGCTGCTCGATGAAATTGGCCCTATTCCGCCGCGCGGTCAGTTTCTAAAGGGCCTCGATCTGCAACCGGATGACCGGGTCGTCGGCCTGTTTCCCGGATCACGCAAGCAGGAGATCCGCCGCCATCTGCCGGTGCTGCTTGAAGCCAGCAAGATTCTGCGCCGCTTCGAACCCGAACTGAAGTTCATCCTCGCCGAATCGCCGCACGTGCCCAACACCCTCTACGAGCGTTACCTGCGGCTGCATCCCGGAATCACGCGCGCCTTCGGAGTCTCCCATGCGGTAATGGCCCATGCCAACGCCTCTCTGGTAAAGTCCGGCAGCAGCACGGTGGAAGCGGCCTACTATGGCAACCCCTTTGTGGTCTTTTACAAAACGGCGGCCTTAAGCTATGCCATCGGCAAGCGGATTGTCAAGGTGCCGTTTATTGCCATGGCGAATCTGCTGGCAGGCGAAGAAGTCGTCAAGGAACTGATTCAGGATGAAGCCAGCCCCGACAATTTAGTCGGCGCCATCCTGCCGCTGCTTACTCTGCCGCAGGAGATCGAAGCCAGCCGCACCCGCATCAAAAAGGTCCGCGCCGCCTTAGGTGAACCGGGCGCAGCCAAAAAAGTGGCGGAGATTGCCGGCGGACTGCTCAAGGAAGAGGCTGAAAGCGGAACCCCCTAATCAAGTCCCCCTAGCGGCGGCCTCCGGCCGTCAGTCCGAAGGACAGAAGGCTCCGCTATTAATGATTCTACCCGGGAGAGCATCCCATGGCAGTCATTGACAGTTTAAGAGAACAGCTTCTCGAACGGCGCACGAGGCTCGAAGCGGCCATGCCGCTGCTGAAAGATCCCGCGCCGGTGGTGCATCTGCTGCAGGAAGTGGATGCGGCTCTCGAGCGGATGGAAAACGGCACCTACGGCGTATGCATGGTCTGCCAGGGGCACATCGAAAAAGAGCTGCTGCTGGCCAACCCTCTGGTGCGGGTCTGCCTTGAAGATCTGAATGCCGCACAGCAGCGTGCGCTGGAAGAAGATCTCGACTTAGCCTCACGCCTTCAGGCCGCGCTGCTTCCCCAGAACAATCTGGCTCTGCACGGCTGGGAGATGCACTACCACTATGCTCCCGCCGGACCCGTGGGCGGAGACTATTGGGACATGTTCCCCGCACAACAGGGAGACGGCGAACTGCTGTTTGTGCTGGGCGACGTCTCCGGCAAAGGTGTGGCCGCCTCCTTGCTGGCGACGCAGCTCCATGCGATCTTTCATAGCCTGCTCCCTTTCGGCCTTGGCCCGAGTGATCTGGTCACTCGCGCCAATCGCCTGCTCTGCGAGAGTTCTTTCAACTCCCATTATGCCACGCTGATTTGCGGCAAGGCTGACGGCACAGGCAACGTCGAGATCTGCAATGCGGGACATCCACCCGCGCTGCTGCTCAGCCCCCAGAGCGTGCAGCACCTTGATGCCACGGGGGTGCCTGCGGGACTTTTCTGCGACACTCCCTTCGACGTCACCACGGTCACCCTGCAGCCGGGAGACACGCTGCTGATGTTCACCGATGGCCTCACCGAAGCCATGGATGGCCAGGCTGAATACGGCCTTGAGCGGCTCTCGAATCTGATCGCCGCCCTCCACGAGCTGACACCGAAAGATCTGGTCACTTCCTGCCTGAGCGACCTGACCGGATTCCTTGCCGGAAGAGAACCGGTAGATGATTTGACGCTGGTGGCCATAAGAAAAATTTGAAAGACTGAAATTCGGAACGCACAGCCTGCGTAAACTGTGAAAAATATACATACTAACCAGTCAGTATGCGGTCAGTTTCAGAACTTTATTATTTGTAATTTATAATTTTGGATTTTCTCGAGTGTCCGGTCTCGTTTTTGCCTTAGTAGGATTGGGGTAGTCACCGCTTATGCTGTCCAACACCTTCTGCCATATTCCCCGCGTGTCGCCCAAAGTCGAAGAACGGCTCTGGGCGGACGGGCTGCTGTCGTGGGATGTGATGCAGAAGGCCAGCAAGCTTCCGGTCACGCGCATCACCCTCGACACGGTGCAGCGGCATGTGGATGAATCACAGCGGCATCTGGAGCAGGAAAACCCCCGTTACTTTGCCGACCTCCTCCCCGCCAACATGCAGTGGAGACTGTTTCCCGAATTCCGCCACAGCGTCGCTTATCTGGATATCGAAACCACCGGGCTGCAGTCGGGCGCGAACCATGTCACCACCATCGCGCTTTACGACGGCTTAACCATCAAGCACTATATTCAGGGGCAGAATCTGGGCGACTTCGCGCGGGACATCGAGCAGTACAAGCTGCTGGTCACCTACAACGGCAAGTGCTTCGATATTCCCTTTCTGCGGCAAAGCCTCGGACTGGCGCTTCCCCAGGCGCACATCGATCTGCGGTATGTGCTGTTCAAACTCGGCTATCGGGGCGGACTGAAGGGCTGTGAAAAGGCCATGGGCATCGAACGCTATGAACTGGACGGTGTCGACGGTTTCATGGCGGTGTGCCTGTGGGGAGACTACAAGAAGCGGCACAATCCCCGCGCCCTCGAAACCCTGCTGGCCTACAACATCGCCGATGTGCTCGGCCTCGAAACCCTGCTGGTGAAAGCCTACAACCTGATGCTGAAGCAGACGCCGTTTGAAGCGGCGCGCCTGCTGGACTTGCCCCAAACGCCGCCGAACCCGTTTCAGGCGGATGTGGCAACCTTGAAGCGGCTGATGAGCGAACTGCCCTGGCACTACGCTCCCGCGCCGTCCACCTCATTGCAGTACCGTCACGACTAATCATAGACCTATCCATTTTGGAGTCGGAGGAACCATGAGACGCACATGGCTGGTGCTTTCCGCACATCTGATTCTGCTGGGCCTTCTGGCCGCGGGTGCTTATGCATCCGGATCCAATGGCGGCTACTGCGGCGGCGGCCCGCAAACGCCGGCCCAAGCCGTGAGTCAACAGGTGATAGTGATTCACATCGACGTAAAGGATCTCCCGCATCAGGCGGCGAGCCTCACGGCACGGTCGATCATCCACGGCATCAAGTTCGCGGCCCACGCGCCGGGCCACATCAAGTCCGAACTGCGGACCGGATCGGGCAAGGCACAGGTCGCCTTTCAAGCTGCGACGGGACAGACGCAGAGCACGTTTCAACGAATATCCGCTGGAGTGACATCGCTATCGCTACAACTTTTGCGGGGCGCGTTCTCTTATTTCTGGGCGCTCGTCTCGGGCCTTTTGCGCTAAGACTGCTGGGCTGCACGTGGCGCGTCGAGACCTCAGGCCGCGAGCAGGTTGAGCAGGCCATGGCCTCCGGCGCACCTCTGCTGCTCATCGTCTGGCACGGACGGATGATCGTTCCCGTGTGGCAGATGCGGCGGCGCGGAATTGTCGCTATGGTCAGCCGCCATCAGGACGGGGAGATGGTTTCGCGGCTGGTGGAACGGCTGGGCTACCGCACCGTGCGCGGCAGTTCCACGCGCGGCGGTACGGCGGCGGCGCTGGAATTGCTCGATGATATGCGCGTCGGAAAAACAGGCGCGATGATTTGCGACGGGCCGCGCGGGCCAATCTACAAGATGAAGCCCGGCACGGCCTTTTTGGCGAAGGAAGCTCGCGCCACCGTAATTCCCGTGGCCTTCAGTGCCGAGCGCAAGTGGCAGTTCCGCTCGTGGGACCGCTTTCAGGTTCCCAAACCCTTCTCGCGTGTCCATCTGGTCTGGGGCGAGCCCATTCCGCCCTCAGCCGCAAATGCCGCTGTCGAGGAACTGACCTCGAAATTGGAAAGTGTATTGACTGAGCTGACCGTGCGCGTGGACAGCATGGTCCCAATGGCGTGATCTGCCCATCCGATGACTACGGAACGATTTATTTGCACCACAAATGACAGGCGCGACATACATCGCGCCTCTGCTCTGAGACCCTATGCCCAAAGTTGATTTGCGCGTGCATTCGCGCTATAGCGACCGGCCCACGAACTTCTTTCTGAAACGGCTTCAGGCTCCCGAAAGCATGACGGAGCCCGAGGCGGCATATGCCCTCGCCAAACGGCGGGGCATGGACTTTTTTACGCTCACCGACTCCGACACCATCGCTGGCTGCCTGCAACTTGCGCACTATGAAGACGTCTTCTCGTCCTGCGAGACCACCGTCGAATTTCCCGAGGATGAGTGCAAGGTGCGACTGCTGGTGTTCGGCCTGTCCGAGGCCCAGTTGCAGAAGATGCTCTCGTTCCGGGGACAGATCCTTCCGGTGCGGGACTATCTGCTCTCCGAGCATCTGCTGCATGCCGTAGCCACTCCGCTGGATATTCTCAACTCGCGGCTGAGTCCGGATCATATCGAAAAACTGCTGCTGCTCTTCGATCATTTCGAATCCCGCTCGGGCGGCAAACAGGCGCGCACCAATGACTTCGTGGCGGCGCTGCTCGATCATCTCACACCCGAGTTCATGGCGGGGATTCGCCGGAAGTGGGGCATCGAACCCGCCGGTGACAAGCCGTGGCAGAAAGGCATGATCGGCGGCTCCAACGATTACTGCGGGCAGTATATCGGACTGACCTACACCGAGGTGCCGCAGGCGTCCACTCCCGGCGAGTTGCTGGAGGCCATGCAGCGGCGGGCCGAAACTCCGGGCGGAATTCACGGCAGCACGCTGGCGGCAGCGCACTCGATCTATCGCGTGGCGTTTCAGTATTATGAGAAAAATCTGCGCCGCCGCAAAGTGCAGGGACCGGATATCGTCAGCATGATGCTTGCACAGGTGCTGGTGCCGGGCAATCCTGCCCATCGCCTCTCCACACGGCACAAACTGGCCGCGGCGTGGCAATACGCGCGGCGGATGTTCAGCTTTCGGCGGCGGCCGTCCATCGTGGAACGGCGGCTGGTGCGGGAATTCAATCTGGCGTACCGCTCGATCCCCGCCGGAGAACGGCTCAGCGACATCCCCAATGATGACCTTCCGGCTTTCGATGAGCGGCTGTGCAGGCTGGCGGATCGCGTGATCAGTGAGGTCAGCTTCGGGCTGATGAAGCAGGCTGCCCGCGAATTCGAACGGGGCCGCGTGGCCAATGCCCTGACGCTGGGCTCGGCAGTGATGCCGCTGAATGCGATTCTCGGGCCGTATCTCTATGCCTTCAACAAACTGAACCTCGACCGGCCTCTGATCGCGCGCATCGAGCGTCAGTTTGCTCCGGTGCTGGATCTGCCCTCCGCCCGCACCGCGCCGCATAAAAAGATCGCCTGGTTCTCCGACACGGTGAACGATGTCAACGGCGTGTCACTGACCCTGAACCGCATGGCGGAAGTCGCCGAAGCGCAAAACGCGGACCTGACCATTATCACCTCGGTCATGGATGGCAAGGCCTCACGCGGACCCAAGTTCGTCAACTTCGAACCCGTCGGCGAACTCTCCGTGCCCGATTATGAGACTTTCAAGCTCAGCATGCCGCCCGGCTTACGTATGATTCGCTATCTGGAAACGGCGGGCTTTACCGGCTATGTCATCTCCACACCGGGTCCCGTCGGATTGCTGGGCCTGCTGGCCTCGCGGATGTTCCATGTGCCCTGCCGTGCGATCTACCACAACGATTTCCCGCAGCATGTCCGGCACATTACGGGCGATGAGGATATGGAAGCCGTGACGTGGATGTTCATGCGCTGGTTCTACGGAAAGGCGGATCTGGTCTATTCCCCGTCCCGCTTCTATGCCGAGCAGCTTGTCGAACACGGCTTCGATCCGAAACGGATTCTGCCGTTCAATCGCGGCACCGATCTGGAAACCTTCAACCCCCGTCACCGTGACGAGCGTTTCTTCGAACCGTGGGGCATCAAAGACCGCGTGGTCTTCTCCTATGTGGGTCGCGTCTCCCGCGAGAAAAATCTGGACATGCTGCTGACCGCGTTTCTGTCCGATGCCGATCTGACGGCCAAGGCGGCGCTGGCCATAGTGGGCGATGGACCTTACTTCACCGAGCTGAAAGAGCGCTACAAGCATCCGGCGATTGCCTTTTGCGGATTTATCAAAGGCCGGCAATTGGCGCGTGCCTATGCCTCGAGTGACGTGTTTGTCTTTCCCTCGATGACCGACACCTATGGAAACTCAGTGCTCGAAGCGCAGGCTTCCGGACTTCCGGCCATCGTTTCCAATGAGGGCGGACCGCGGGAGATTATTCTGCCAGGCGAATCCGGCATGGTGCTTCAGGGACACGATGGCAACGCCTGGCGGCTCGCCATGCGGGAACTGGCCTTTGATCGCGGTCTCCGTGAGCGCATGGCCTCCGCCGCGCGCGCCCGCGCCGCCACCCGCGATTGGACCACCGCCTTCCTCGAATTCTGGGAAGGGCAAAGCGACGGCAGCGGCGCGGACCCCCGCCATCCACGCTTCGAAGAAAAGTTGAAAACCGAAAGTTGATCTCCGCTTGACACCCTCTGTTGGCAGCCGCACTCTGCTCGTTCACGACTCGGCCAAAGATCTTTCCTTTCCGGTGTGGATAATGTATCCCACACAGGTTCCCTCGCACCGCGAGCCCTTCGGTCCCTATTCGATGGACGTCTCCCCCGACGCTCCGCCCGACGGCGGCCTCCGGCCTTTGGTAGTTATCTCTCATGGTGGCGGCAGTACTCCTCTGGTTCTGCGCACCATCGGCTCCTATCTGGCGAAGAATGGCTTTGTAGTCGCGCTGCCGGAGCATCCCGGAAACAACCGCCGCGACAACAGCCTCGAGAACACCATCGAGAACCTCGAGCATCGCCCCCGCCACATCTCACTGGCCATCGATACCGTGATTTCCGATCCGGACTTGGCAGGTCACATGCTGCCGGACGAGGTCGCCGTCATCGGCCACTCCCTTGGCGGTTACACCGCGCTTGCTGTAGCCGGCGGACAGCCGTGGTCGGGGATGGACCAGCCCATCAGGGTCACACCCGACACGCGGATCAAAGCTCTGGTCCTGCTGGCTCCGGCAACAGGCTGGTTTGTTCCCAATCACTCACTGAGAAATGTCCGTCTGCCGATTCTCCTGCTGATCGGTGAGCATGATCATATCACTCCCCGATGGCAGGCGCAGCTTGTGCTCGATCTGGTTCCCGACCGCGATCAGGTCACATTCAGAGTCATCGAAAACGCCGGTCATTTCTCCTTCCTTAGCCCCTTTCCCCCGGCGATGCAGAGCGCAGGTCTCCCTCCCGCCATGGATCCCGAAGGCTTCGACCGCAAGCAGTTCCATGAGCAACTTCACGAGCAGTTACGCGCCTTCCTGAATCAGACCCTGCGGCATCTGTGACGGTCACAGTGTCTTCCATTCCTCGTTCATCGTTTCTCGTTCATCGTTAAGGAGTCATGCTTGCCGGTCCGTGATCAGGCCCGCGCGGGAAAGCCGAAAGGGTACCGTTCGGCAAATCAGAGCAAGTGGGAGTTTTCGAACGGGCTGTATCAGCGACACCTCGAACTCTACCTCGACCGCATGTATCACTTCCTGAGCCGGAGCGGCGCCCAGAATGTGCTCGATGCCGGCTGCGGCGAAGGCATTGTCTATCGCGCCATGCGGGAGCGTGGCTATCGCGGCGCATGGACCGGATTCGATTTCAGCCGCCAGGCCGTGGAGTTTGCCCGCAAATCTTCTCCCGAGGCCCGGTGGCAGCATGCCAGCGCCTACTCTATCCCCTTTGCCGCTGCAAGCTTCGATCTGGTCTTCAGCTCCCAGGTGCTCGAGCATCTCACCAATCCACAGATCCCGCTGCGTGAATATGCGCGCGTCAGCGCGCGCTGGATTCTGTTGTCGGTTCCTTTAGAGCCCTATTTCCGCACCCTGACGTGGCTGTCGGTGCATCTGCACATCGGCGGCGATCCGGGTCATGTGAATTTCTGGACGCCGCACGCCTTCAGGAATTTCGTCCGCCCAGCCGCACACCTGCGACATTGGGAACGAACCACCGTCTATCAGATCGCCCTGCTCGAAAAGCCACAGCCCAACACCACAGTTGGTGCGCTACAACGGCTTGGTTGATTTGCCGCAACCAACTTTCGCGTAACACCTTCAGGCTCAAAGCAGGCACGGGTCAGCTCCTTTCTTCAAACTCTTTTGTCGATTACCACTTCGCCGGCGCGGATTTTCGCGGCGGCGATTCTCTTTTTTCCGGCGCGGCCTTTGCCAAAGGAGTAAGTGTGCTTGTATGAAACGATGATCCGAAAAAGCGATTGGATGTGTGATTTGAGTGTGACGATGTTGACGCCCCATATCCCCATGGATATCCTCTTGATTGAGGACCGGAACGAAGACATTGACATGGTCGAGAACGCGGTGACGGCCACTCAGCTTGCCAACCGCGTCATCGTCGCCAAGAATGCCGTGGAAGCGATCATGTACCTGCGGCAGTGCGCAGCTACCGGCCCTCTGGATGAGCACCATGACGTGGCAAGTCCCGGCCTGATCCTGCTTGATGTCAACATGTCGGAACGGCGGGGATTGGATATCCTGCACGATCTGCGTACGGACGAAAAGTTGATGACGATCCCGATTGTGATACTGACGGACTCGCTTGAAGAGACAGACCTGGCGTGCACAATGGCTCACGGGGTGACCGGCTACTTCCTCAAGCCAATGGATGCGGCTCAATTGCGAAAAGTTGTCAAGGATGTCGAGGAACACTGGTCTCTGCTGACGACGGCCCCGTGTGCCAACTGATGTGATGCGAGAAGAGAAGATGACTTAGTGCCGCGCGACGATGTATTGTAACGCCCGGCCGGGCAACCGGCCGGGCGTTGATGTAAGGGCTAAGCCCTTGACCTAGGGCCGCCTGCGGCGGGGGGACAGCGCGGAGAATACCGCGCGGTCCCCATCTTGCCCTACCCAATACTAGCCAGCACGCTCCCGCGTGCTGATCCATGACCAAATTCCCTTTGGATTAGGTGGCCGGTTCTATCCGGCCACACTATCACGCAACGGGGCAGACCCGAGTCACAAGAGGTCTGCCCCCGCAAAGCTTACATCCGTCGTAGGGCACAACATGTCCTGCCTGCCTTCCCTACGCCCCTTCA is part of the bacterium genome and harbors:
- the lpxB gene encoding lipid-A-disaccharide synthase gives rise to the protein MSKPIIFISAGESSGDMHGAGVVAELRKRYPDAEIFGIGGDRMEAAGVELIENARRMSFMGFAEVVRHLPFILAVRARVLAEIVRRKPNLLILIDYPGFHFSLLRKLTRLRVVEQMKVLYYIPPQVWAWKAGRAKELAKWADHIAVIFPFEVEIFEKLGAKVSFVGHPLLDEIGPIPPRGQFLKGLDLQPDDRVVGLFPGSRKQEIRRHLPVLLEASKILRRFEPELKFILAESPHVPNTLYERYLRLHPGITRAFGVSHAVMAHANASLVKSGSSTVEAAYYGNPFVVFYKTAALSYAIGKRIVKVPFIAMANLLAGEEVVKELIQDEASPDNLVGAILPLLTLPQEIEASRTRIKKVRAALGEPGAAKKVAEIAGGLLKEEAESGTP
- a CDS encoding response regulator, with translation MLTPHIPMDILLIEDRNEDIDMVENAVTATQLANRVIVAKNAVEAIMYLRQCAATGPLDEHHDVASPGLILLDVNMSERRGLDILHDLRTDEKLMTIPIVILTDSLEETDLACTMAHGVTGYFLKPMDAAQLRKVVKDVEEHWSLLTTAPCAN
- a CDS encoding ribonuclease H-like domain-containing protein, whose translation is MLSNTFCHIPRVSPKVEERLWADGLLSWDVMQKASKLPVTRITLDTVQRHVDESQRHLEQENPRYFADLLPANMQWRLFPEFRHSVAYLDIETTGLQSGANHVTTIALYDGLTIKHYIQGQNLGDFARDIEQYKLLVTYNGKCFDIPFLRQSLGLALPQAHIDLRYVLFKLGYRGGLKGCEKAMGIERYELDGVDGFMAVCLWGDYKKRHNPRALETLLAYNIADVLGLETLLVKAYNLMLKQTPFEAARLLDLPQTPPNPFQADVATLKRLMSELPWHYAPAPSTSLQYRHD
- a CDS encoding lysophospholipid acyltransferase family protein, producing MASGAPLLLIVWHGRMIVPVWQMRRRGIVAMVSRHQDGEMVSRLVERLGYRTVRGSSTRGGTAAALELLDDMRVGKTGAMICDGPRGPIYKMKPGTAFLAKEARATVIPVAFSAERKWQFRSWDRFQVPKPFSRVHLVWGEPIPPSAANAAVEELTSKLESVLTELTVRVDSMVPMA
- a CDS encoding alpha/beta fold hydrolase gives rise to the protein MTPSVGSRTLLVHDSAKDLSFPVWIMYPTQVPSHREPFGPYSMDVSPDAPPDGGLRPLVVISHGGGSTPLVLRTIGSYLAKNGFVVALPEHPGNNRRDNSLENTIENLEHRPRHISLAIDTVISDPDLAGHMLPDEVAVIGHSLGGYTALAVAGGQPWSGMDQPIRVTPDTRIKALVLLAPATGWFVPNHSLRNVRLPILLLIGEHDHITPRWQAQLVLDLVPDRDQVTFRVIENAGHFSFLSPFPPAMQSAGLPPAMDPEGFDRKQFHEQLHEQLRAFLNQTLRHL
- a CDS encoding glycosyltransferase; the protein is MPKVDLRVHSRYSDRPTNFFLKRLQAPESMTEPEAAYALAKRRGMDFFTLTDSDTIAGCLQLAHYEDVFSSCETTVEFPEDECKVRLLVFGLSEAQLQKMLSFRGQILPVRDYLLSEHLLHAVATPLDILNSRLSPDHIEKLLLLFDHFESRSGGKQARTNDFVAALLDHLTPEFMAGIRRKWGIEPAGDKPWQKGMIGGSNDYCGQYIGLTYTEVPQASTPGELLEAMQRRAETPGGIHGSTLAAAHSIYRVAFQYYEKNLRRRKVQGPDIVSMMLAQVLVPGNPAHRLSTRHKLAAAWQYARRMFSFRRRPSIVERRLVREFNLAYRSIPAGERLSDIPNDDLPAFDERLCRLADRVISEVSFGLMKQAAREFERGRVANALTLGSAVMPLNAILGPYLYAFNKLNLDRPLIARIERQFAPVLDLPSARTAPHKKIAWFSDTVNDVNGVSLTLNRMAEVAEAQNADLTIITSVMDGKASRGPKFVNFEPVGELSVPDYETFKLSMPPGLRMIRYLETAGFTGYVISTPGPVGLLGLLASRMFHVPCRAIYHNDFPQHVRHITGDEDMEAVTWMFMRWFYGKADLVYSPSRFYAEQLVEHGFDPKRILPFNRGTDLETFNPRHRDERFFEPWGIKDRVVFSYVGRVSREKNLDMLLTAFLSDADLTAKAALAIVGDGPYFTELKERYKHPAIAFCGFIKGRQLARAYASSDVFVFPSMTDTYGNSVLEAQASGLPAIVSNEGGPREIILPGESGMVLQGHDGNAWRLAMRELAFDRGLRERMASAARARAATRDWTTAFLEFWEGQSDGSGADPRHPRFEEKLKTES
- a CDS encoding SpoIIE family protein phosphatase, encoding MAVIDSLREQLLERRTRLEAAMPLLKDPAPVVHLLQEVDAALERMENGTYGVCMVCQGHIEKELLLANPLVRVCLEDLNAAQQRALEEDLDLASRLQAALLPQNNLALHGWEMHYHYAPAGPVGGDYWDMFPAQQGDGELLFVLGDVSGKGVAASLLATQLHAIFHSLLPFGLGPSDLVTRANRLLCESSFNSHYATLICGKADGTGNVEICNAGHPPALLLSPQSVQHLDATGVPAGLFCDTPFDVTTVTLQPGDTLLMFTDGLTEAMDGQAEYGLERLSNLIAALHELTPKDLVTSCLSDLTGFLAGREPVDDLTLVAIRKI
- a CDS encoding class I SAM-dependent methyltransferase; this encodes MPVRDQARAGKPKGYRSANQSKWEFSNGLYQRHLELYLDRMYHFLSRSGAQNVLDAGCGEGIVYRAMRERGYRGAWTGFDFSRQAVEFARKSSPEARWQHASAYSIPFAAASFDLVFSSQVLEHLTNPQIPLREYARVSARWILLSVPLEPYFRTLTWLSVHLHIGGDPGHVNFWTPHAFRNFVRPAAHLRHWERTTVYQIALLEKPQPNTTVGALQRLG